The region TATATGAACGCCTACAAACCTTAGACTACGTTCCCATCATTTTTATCTCGGCAATTACTAAACAGCGTCTGCATAACATGATGGAGAAAGTGGTGGCCATTGCTGCGGAACGGAAACGGAGAATCCCTACTTCGGCCTTAAATGATTATATGCAGGACGCGATTCGGGCGGTCCACCCACCTGCTTATCGTGGAAATTTTGTTAAAATTAAATACGTAACCCAAGTTCGGGAAAACCCACCTGTGTTTGCCTTTTTTGTGAATCATCCGGATGGAGTTGCCGAAAATTATCGTCGTTATCTCGAAGGCAAACTCCGCGAGAAGTTTGGCTTTGCGGGTGTTCCGATTACGTTGGCCTTTAAACAAAAATAAAATTTTGCCCCTCTCCGAAGTAGTTTGGAATGAGATTTGACAGGAAATAATCGGTTATTTGACTTATTGAACGGTCCCATACGCCCGAAGTACAGCACCTGTTAGGGCTTTGCTTTCAGGACGGCAAAGATGAATACACAGATCGGCAATATCTCCGGCCCAAACCCCATGTTTGCCCTCCTTTTCGGTTAATACAATAGAGGGGGCAATAGCAAAAACGGAGATATCCAATTTGGCGTATTCGGCGGCGGTTGCTTCAACCAAACGAATAATCCCCGCCTGTGCAGCCGCAAGCGCCCCCATTTGGGCACGTGCTTTGTCTGCACCCTGCTGACCTGTAACGGCAATCAAACGCCCAGGCCCTGTTTTCATCATACGTAAAGACTCCCGAAAGCTCAGGAATGCGGCATAAAGATTTTTTCGAAGCACGCGGTCCCAATCTTCATAAGACATTTGATCTATCGGGCGACGCTCCCATTCGTGAGCGGCATGGATGAGGACATCTAAATGTTCAAATTTTTCTGCGATTTTTCCGAAGCAGGACTGAGCGGCCACTTCATCCGAAAGGTCGGCGGCCAAAACCCAACCTTCAATTTGTTGTGGGAAGCGTTCATAAGCCTCGTCTATGGTATCGAAGACGGCAACCAATGTGGCCCCCGTTTGGGCAAATCGTTCAACGATCACCCGACCCAATGGTGTGCCAGCCCCCGTAATAACGACGGTCTTGTTTATTAAATCCAGATCAGACATGTTTTTAGCCCTATTTTGGGGTAAGCCTGAGGAGAAGTTGAGGAAGGTAGCGATGCGGAAAAAAAAATGTTAGCAGAACAAAAATGTCCTACAACCGTTTACAGTTTTCGATTATGCTTAAAATAACGAATTTATATCCGTTTTACCACTAACTTTCGGCCAACACATATTTAGATCGGAGACCCGCCTATCGTTTTTTCCCGTTACCGTTAAAATGTCAGCGTCCACCTTCAGCAAATTAACTGTTAACAAAGGTGTCAGCATACGGCAATGATGTGTTGTGAAACTGAACCGAAAACCTTAGTGTACATGCCAACCCCCATCCGGTTTTTCAATTATTTATTATCTACCCTCGGTACTGGTAGTTTTCTGTTTTTGTGTGTCGCCGCCAACATGGCTCCATATCCGCATCAAGGCTCCAAGATGGTTCCTAAAAACGGTTGGTTCGTCATCGCTACGGCAGATGGAAGCGCCCTTTTGGTGAAAGCCCCGCCCTATTTGCCGGATAAAATCAAGAGACAGACAAATTCCCACAACCGTCTTGCGAATCTGGCACAACCCACCCCGTTTAAGTCTCGGCGGATCGCACAGTCGGACTCCGACACGGTGAAGGTCCGGTTGCCAAAGAACGTCCCTCCTCGTAAGCCAACTGCTACCCTTCCCGACACCATCCGTCAGGTTATTAGGCCAGATAGTACCGAGCGGGTAATGCCAGATTCCATGCGCACGGCCTTAGACACGCTGCGTCTGGTTCCTCGCTACTTGGAATCGTCCAAGCCGCGTCTCGGCCTGATGGCCCATCCTAAATTTCGCAGAAATAGCCCCTTTTCGGTCCCTCTTCCTTCCAATTGGAAACACGACGTTCAGTTAGATTCTCTTTCCAATAGTTATGTCATCCGCGATCTAGTGGGAAATCAAGAAATACGTTATACCACCAGAGCACCCTTAGGGACTTTTCTTACGAGTAAACGCCAAGAACTGATTGAACAAAACTTCCGAACACTTTCTTCTCAACGAACGGAGCAGCGGCAGTCTCGGCGGAATAGTGGGTTTTCGTTAAATTACCAGATTCCGGGCGGGCAGAATACGGCCTTCACGACCATTTTTGGAAAGCCTGAAGTGGATTTACGGGTCACGGGACAAGCAGACATAGATGCAGGGTTTGAACGTCAGACCACTGATGATCCGAGCCGCCTTACGCCTACACGTACCGACCCACTGTTTAAACAAAACCTACGGCTTGGTGTGCGTGGTACAGTGGGAGACAAGTTGAGCATAGACGTAAACTGGGACACCCAGCGCCAGTTTGAATACGAAAACCAATTGCGTTTGGTGTACACGGGGTATGAAGACGAAATTATCAAGCGTATCGAAGCAGGGAACGTGACCTTAGACAGCCGGTCTTCGCTTATCAATGGAGGACGTAGCCTTTTTGGCATTCGGACAGATCTGAAACTGGGCGGGATAGACCTGACAGTGGTGGCGAGCCAGCAAAAAGGGAATGGCAGCACCTTAGAATTGGAAGGCGGCGCCGAGTCCGAACAAATCAAAATACGGGCATTCGATTATGAGGACAATACCCACTATTTCCTAGGGTATTATTTCCGGAGCCAGTTCGAATCCACGTTTTCCTCCCCGCCAACAGCGGTCACCACCATTCGGGAAATTAACCGGATTGAAGTCTGGAAACAAAACATTCAGCTCAACAACCCGAATCAGTCTAATTTGCGACAAGTGGTCGCATTTGCAGACCTCGGCGAACCTCGCACCGTTGTCACAAACCCGAAGGGAAGCCACAACCAATTCCCAGATGGAGAGCCCAATGATCCGGATTATTTTTATACCAAGACCAACTTAAACCGTTTGCGCGATGGTCAAACAGCGGTAAAGGACGTAGTAACAAATAGCAACATATACCAAGAAGGCCCTTTCCAGTTGCTTCGGCAAAACGTAGATTATTCCATAGACCAATATCGGGGCTTCATCACCCTAACGTCTCGGCTCTCGCCCGATGAGGCACTGGCTGTGGCATACGAATATACCGATGTCAATGGCAATATCCACACCGTTGGAGACCTCACGGGGAGCAGTAGCAGTTCTTCGGGTGGCGGTCTAACAGATACCCGGCTGGTGCTCAAACTGCTTCGGCGGCAAAAACCCCAACCAACCGACGTGACGTGGTCCCTCACCTTGCGCAATATTTATCGCC is a window of Bacteroidetes Order II. bacterium DNA encoding:
- a CDS encoding SDR family oxidoreductase codes for the protein MSDLDLINKTVVITGAGTPLGRVIVERFAQTGATLVAVFDTIDEAYERFPQQIEGWVLAADLSDEVAAQSCFGKIAEKFEHLDVLIHAAHEWERRPIDQMSYEDWDRVLRKNLYAAFLSFRESLRMMKTGPGRLIAVTGQQGADKARAQMGALAAAQAGIIRLVEATAAEYAKLDISVFAIAPSIVLTEKEGKHGVWAGDIADLCIHLCRPESKALTGAVLRAYGTVQ